In Vibrio sp. FE10, the following are encoded in one genomic region:
- a CDS encoding alpha/beta fold hydrolase produces the protein MSNLIIDGEDNPVTFVFAHGAGAGMDHEFMQSVAKGLAFKGIRVIRFNFPYMIKRAEDGKRRPPDRAPRLLEAYQEVIEQVDADKLVIGGKSMGGRMASHLSEVDKVAAMACLGFPFHPPGKPEKYKGEHLAELTKPCLILQGERDTFGKRDEFADFDLSDSIRVEFIPDGDHSFKPRKSSGYTEQQNIALTVEKLSAFIKEVLNEK, from the coding sequence ATGAGTAACCTAATTATTGATGGTGAAGACAACCCAGTAACCTTTGTCTTCGCGCACGGCGCCGGTGCAGGTATGGATCATGAGTTCATGCAGTCGGTAGCCAAAGGGTTGGCATTTAAAGGAATACGAGTGATTCGCTTCAATTTCCCTTACATGATTAAGAGAGCTGAAGATGGCAAGCGTCGTCCACCTGACAGAGCGCCTAGGCTGCTTGAAGCTTACCAAGAGGTTATCGAACAGGTTGATGCCGACAAGCTTGTCATTGGCGGCAAGTCGATGGGAGGACGTATGGCGAGCCATTTGTCTGAAGTTGATAAGGTGGCAGCAATGGCATGTTTGGGTTTTCCCTTTCATCCTCCAGGCAAACCAGAGAAATACAAAGGTGAGCACTTGGCTGAGTTAACAAAGCCGTGCCTTATTCTACAGGGCGAGCGCGATACCTTTGGTAAGCGTGATGAGTTCGCTGATTTCGATTTGTCGGATTCAATTCGTGTTGAGTTTATTCCCGATGGCGACCACAGCTTTAAGCCACGCAAGAGCTCTGGTTACACCGAACAGCAGAATATTGCGTTAACCGTTGAGAAGTTATCAGCGTTTATCAAAGAGGTGCTCAATGAGAAGTAA
- the rlmM gene encoding 23S rRNA (cytidine(2498)-2'-O)-methyltransferase RlmM, whose translation MKHVLLYCRSGFEKECAGEIQDKATQLEVFGFPRLKSNTGFVLFECYQAGEADKLIKEVDFQSLIFARQMLAVAVEIKDLPTDDRISPILEALSEKEGFPRCGDIRIETPDTNEAKELLKFCRKFTVPMRQAMRGKGLMTAKDNAKKPVLHLCFIAPGHCFVGYSYPTNNSQFFMGIPRLKFPSDAPSRSTLKLEEAFHVFIPRDEWDERLAPGMWGVDLGACPGGWTYQLVKRSMFVHCVDNGMMADSLMETGQIKHHMVDGFKFEPDRKNVTWIICDMVEKPARVAHLMGEWIIKGWAKEALFNLKLPMKGRYDEVLQDIENLKQFLIDNKVKFKMQAKHLYHDREEITVHIQSLSNISPY comes from the coding sequence GTGAAACACGTACTACTTTATTGTCGCTCTGGTTTTGAAAAAGAATGTGCTGGCGAAATTCAAGACAAGGCAACACAACTGGAAGTGTTTGGTTTTCCTCGCTTAAAGAGCAATACAGGCTTTGTATTGTTTGAATGTTATCAAGCTGGCGAAGCCGATAAGCTGATCAAAGAAGTTGATTTCCAATCACTGATCTTTGCTCGTCAAATGTTAGCGGTTGCTGTTGAGATCAAAGATCTCCCAACAGACGATCGTATCTCTCCAATTCTTGAGGCGCTTTCTGAGAAAGAAGGTTTCCCACGTTGTGGTGATATCCGTATTGAAACGCCAGATACCAATGAAGCGAAAGAGCTTTTGAAGTTCTGCCGTAAGTTTACCGTGCCGATGCGTCAAGCAATGCGTGGTAAAGGCCTGATGACTGCGAAAGATAACGCTAAGAAGCCAGTGCTTCATTTATGCTTTATTGCGCCGGGTCACTGCTTTGTTGGTTACTCTTACCCAACCAACAACTCACAGTTCTTCATGGGCATTCCTCGTTTGAAATTCCCATCAGATGCGCCAAGCCGCTCTACATTGAAGCTAGAAGAAGCATTCCACGTATTCATCCCTCGTGATGAGTGGGACGAGCGTCTGGCTCCGGGTATGTGGGGCGTAGATTTAGGTGCGTGTCCAGGTGGTTGGACTTACCAATTGGTTAAGCGCTCTATGTTTGTTCACTGTGTCGATAACGGCATGATGGCAGATAGCCTAATGGAAACGGGTCAAATTAAGCACCACATGGTGGATGGCTTTAAGTTCGAACCTGATCGTAAGAACGTAACTTGGATTATTTGTGACATGGTTGAGAAACCTGCACGTGTTGCTCACTTAATGGGTGAGTGGATCATCAAAGGCTGGGCGAAAGAAGCACTGTTCAACCTTAAGCTGCCAATGAAAGGTCGCTACGATGAAGTACTGCAAGATATCGAGAACCTAAAACAGTTCCTTATCGATAACAAAGTTAAATTCAAGATGCAGGCAAAGCACCTTTATCATGATCGCGAAGAGATCACGGTTCATATTCAGTCACTTTCGAATATCTCACCGTACTAA
- a CDS encoding DUF423 domain-containing protein encodes MRSKYLLTFAGISGAIAVMLGAFAAHGLKAILPEYLLGVFETGVQYQFIHTLAILACGALLQMKLGAKSQKYFFIAAICFIIGILCFSGSLYGLALTGIKWFGPITPFGGLLFIIGWGVFSFAALNIKEVTQ; translated from the coding sequence ATGAGAAGTAAGTATTTACTAACGTTTGCTGGCATCTCTGGCGCGATTGCTGTGATGCTTGGCGCCTTCGCGGCTCACGGGTTGAAAGCGATTTTACCTGAGTATCTGTTAGGTGTGTTTGAGACCGGTGTTCAGTACCAGTTTATCCATACGCTCGCGATATTGGCGTGTGGCGCTCTGCTACAGATGAAACTTGGCGCTAAATCACAAAAATATTTTTTCATTGCGGCAATTTGCTTTATCATCGGCATCCTTTGTTTTAGTGGCAGCCTTTATGGGCTAGCACTGACAGGAATAAAATGGTTTGGCCCTATAACACCGTTTGGTGGTCTACTATTTATCATTGGTTGGGGAGTCTTCTCCTTCGCTGCTTTGAATATAAAAGAGGTAACTCAGTGA